Below is a genomic region from Deinococcus koreensis.
TCCAGGATCTGCAGCTCATCGTCCACCACCAGCAGCCGCAGACCGGGGGTGGCGGTCGGCGGCGTCATGCTCCACCCGCGCTCACCACGGTTCGGTTCCGGCCCTTTCGGCCCTGGCCACGCTCATGGCAGGACGGCCAGGGGGTTGATGGCCTGCTGCCCGGCCCTGACCTCGAAATGCAGATGGGGGCCGGTACAAATGCCGCTGCAGCCGACATAGCCGATCAGTTGCCCCTGGGCGACGGTCTGGCCGGCGTAGACCGCCACGCGGCTCATGTGGCCGTAGACCAGGGTGGTCGCGCCACTGACCGTGAAGACGTTCAGGCCGTAGTCCCCGTACCCGCTCCGGCTGACCTGCCCCGCCGCCGCCGCGTACACGGGGGAGCCGTAGGGGGCTGCCAGATCGATGCCGCCGTGAAAGACCTGCTGGTGGAAGGCGATGTCCTGCTCGCCGAAGCGGCTGGTCAGCCGGTAGGAGCGCATCGGCCAGATCAGCGCGCCCTGGCCGGTGGAGGCGCGCTGCACGGTGGCGGCCGGCCGGGACGCGGCGGCGCGGGCCGCCTCGCGGGCGCGCTCGGCGGCGGCGGCCTGCGCCGCCTCCAGCTGGGCCTGGCGTTCGTAGGCCCGGATCCTGGCCTGCCGCTCCTCGCTGCGCTGCCAGGCGAGGTAACGCTCGTACTGCGCCTGGCGCTGGTACAGCGCTTCCAGACGGAGGCGCTCCTGGCCCTTTTTCCACAATACGAAGCGCTCGTATTTCTTCTGTCGCTCGCCGGCCAGGGCCGCGCGGCGCTGGGCCTCCCGGCGGGCCATGAGCTGCTGCTGGTAGCCCTCGGCCCGCAGCCCGGGCAGCAGGAGTTCGTCGCCCACGCTCATCTCGGTGGGCAGCACCCCGTTGGCCTGCGCGGTGGCCACCAGGTCGGCGCCGTAGCCCGCGATCAGCGACAGCGCGCTCTGCCCGGGCTTGATGCGGATCAGCACGCCGCGGGCGCCGACCGGCACGTTCAGGGTCTCGCCGACATGCACGCGGTCGAGGCTGGGGCGATCCAGATTGACGCTGAGCAGATCCACGACCGGCAGGCCGAAGCGCCGCGCGATCCCGGCCAGGGTGTCGCCCGGCTGCACGGCGTAGGTCTGCACGGAGGCGGGACGCAGGGGGGCGCGCGCCATGACGGCCTGCGCCCCGGTGCGGGGGTAGGCCACACGGGCCAGGCGCGTCCGGCCCTGGGGCGGCAGCAGCCGCACGGCACCGGCGCTGACGCCGTACCGCCGGGCCAGTTCCGCCGCCCTGATCTGGGGCGCCACGACCAGGGTCAGCGCCCGTTCGCCGGCGTCCCGCCGCAGGACGAGGTCGGGCGCGGGGGCCAGCAGCCTGGAGGGCTCCTGCAGGGGCGCCAGGACGCTCAGGCCGGCCAGTGCTGCAGGAGCAGGTGCTGAAGGGGCGGGTGCGGGCGAGCGGGCCGAGCCGGACGCGGACAGGACGAGTGCTGCACAGAGGCCCCAGGACATCAGGGGGCGAACCACACGGGGGAAACGGACGGACAAATTCAGCTCCAGGGGGAAAGGGCGGGGCGTCAACCGCCCGCGAGCCCTTGCAGGAATTCCACGTTGTTGCGGGTCTTGCCCATGCGCGAGAGCAGCATCTCCATGGCGTCGGCGGGATCCATGTCGCTGATGACCTTGCGCAGCAGCCACATCTTCTTCAAGACCTCGGGCTGCAGCAGCAGCTCCTCGCGGCGGGTGCCGGACTTCAGGATGTCCAGGGCCGGGAAGATGCGGCGCTCTTCCAGGCGGCGCGAGAGCACCAGTTCGGCGTTGCCCGTGCCCTTGAACTCCTCGAAGATCACGTCGTCCATGCGCGAGCCGGTCTCGACCAGGGCGGTCGCCAGGATGGTCAGCGAGCCGCCCTCGCGGATGTTGCGGGCCGCTCCCAGGAAGCGCTTGGGCCAGTGCAGGGCGTTGGAATCCAGGCCGCCGGAGAGCGTGCGACCGGTGGGCGGCGTGACCAGGTTGTTGGCGCGGGCCAGCCGGGTGATCGAGTCGAGCAGGATCACCACGTGTCCGCCCTCCTCGACGATGCGGCGGGCGCGCTCGTGTACGAACTCGGCCACCCGGACGTGGTGCTGGGGCGGCTCGTCGAAGGTGCTGGCGACGACCTGCGCGCCCTGCACGCTCTCGCGGAAGTCGGTCACTTCCTCGGGCCGCTCGTCGACCAGCAGCACCATCACGGTCACGTCGGGATAGTTGCGGGTGATGGAGTTGGCGATCTTCTTGAGCAGCGTGGTCTTCCCGGCCTTGGGGGGCGCCACGATCAGGGCGCGCTGCCCCCGCCCGATGGGCACCAGCAGATCCACCACGCGCAGGCTCAGGCCGTCGTCGGTGCCGGGTTCCTCCAGCACGAGCTGGGCGTCCGGGAAGGTGGGGGTCAGGTCGTCGAATTTGGGGCGCCGGCGGGCGGCGTCCGGATCGAGGCCGTTGACCGCCTCGACCTGACCCAGCGAGCCGTAGCGCTCGTTCTCGCGGGCCTTGCGCGCCCGGCCGATGATCTGGTCGCCGGTTCGCAGATGATACTTCTTGATCACACCGGCCGGCACCAGCACCGAGCGAGACTGCTGGTCGAGCAGATCGGACTGCAGGAAGCCGTAGCCGTCGGGGCTGATCTCCAGGTAGCCCTGGGCCAGCAGCTGGCCCTCGGCGTCGGCCTGGTGCTGCATGATCGCGAGCGCCAGCGCGTCTTTCTTCAGCTTGCGGTAGTTCTCGATGCCGTAGCCTGCGGCGATCAGGTGCAGTTCGGGCAGAATTTTCTGCTGCAACTCGTGGAAAGGCAGAGTCTGGTGGGCGGCGTCGGTCATGACCGCGGCCCCGTGCCCGCGCTGGCACACGTCTCGATGGCCACACCGGGTCGGCCGTCCCAGGCGCTTGATTCACGGCTTCCAGACCGGATCGCCGTATTCCTGAAGCTGTTCATGGTCATCTCCTGAATGTCGATTGTAACCGGCTTTCCTGTAAAGGTGCGGGGGGAAGGACACAGGACACCGGCCGGATCGTTGCCGTGAACCGGGTGAACGCGTCTGATCGCTGTTTGAATAATCCTTTTTGAACTGAGATGAACCGAGACTCGCCGGGCGATCCGGGAGCGGCCCTGGGGGCCGGGTGTGGTTCTTCCCTGGGACAGGCGTTCAGGGCGACCGGCCACCTGGCGCATTGACCCGGTGTGTCCGGCGACCTACCATACATCCAGCTCCAGCGGTCTTTCGTGGGGCGAAGCAGCATCCAGGCGACCGAGAGGACAGTAGGTCGGGACGGGTGGCCACAGCGAGCCGGGGACAGTGAGAGCCCGGCGCCCGCCCCCCGCACTGAAGATCACCTCCCGCGCCGGCGGAAGAACGGCCCCCCCAGGCCCACTAGACCCGCCCGGACGCCCCCCGACAGAGGGCCTGCAACGAGGCTCCTGTGAGGAGTGAAGTTGGGTGGTACCACGCGCCGGCAGGCCGCGTCCCAGCACACGCTGAGGCGCGGCCTGCCGCTGCGGCACCGACCCCACTCCCGGAGGCACGTCCATGCACATGACCAGTATTCCCTTCGGCACCACCGACTGGGCGGCCGTCGAAACCACCGTCCACGCTGGGGAAACCGGGCAGGCGCTCTGGCGCACCCAGGTCTTCGGCGACAGCCAGATCCGCGTGCGGCTGGTCGAGTACTCCGCCGGATACGTCTCGGATCACTGGTGCCACAAGGGACATGTGCTGTTCGTGCTGGACGGCGAACTCCACACCGAGCTGCAGGACGGCCGCACCTTCACCCTGACGCCCGGCATGAGCTATCAGGTCGCCGACGGCGCCGAGGCCCACCGCTCGCGCACCCGAACCGGCGCGCGGCTGTTCATCGTGGACTGACCCGGCGGCCGACCTCCCCCACCCCTTTCCCACCCACCCAGGAGCCCCCATGACCACCCAGGACACCCCCCACCTCCCCGGCCAGACCATGTTCACGCCCGTTCAGCCGAACCCCAGTTTCCCCAGGATGGAAGAAGAGCTGCTGACGTGGTGGCAGGAGAAGCGCATCTTCGAGCGCTCGATGGAGGCGACCAGGGGCGGCCCGAGCTTCACCTTCTACGAGGGGCCGCCCACCGCCAACGGGGTGCCGGGCATCCACCACGTCGAGGCGAGATCCCTGAAGGACCTCTTTCCGCGCTTCAAGACCATGCAGGGCTACTCGGTGCCGCGCAAGGCGGGCTGGGATACCCACGGGTTGCCGGTGGAGATCGCTGTCGAGAAGAAGCTGGGCCTGAAGTCCAAGCGCGAGGTGGAGGCCTACGGCATCGACCGCTTCAACGCCGAGTGCCGCGCCACGGTCTTCGAGTACGAGCAGGACTGGCGCAAATTTACGGAGCGCATGGCCTACTGGGTCAACCTGGACGAGCCCTACATGACGCTGCACCCGAACTACATCGAGAGCGTGTGGTGGAGCGTCAAGCGGCTCGACGAGAAGGGCCTGCTGTATAAGGGCTTCCGGGTCGCGCCCTACTGCCCGAAGGACGGCACGACGCTCTCCAACGCCGAGGTCAGCGAGGGCTACAAGGACATCCAGGATCCCAGCATCTACGTGACCTTCGCGCTGCGCGATCCGGCGGCCCTGGGGCTGGACGCGGGCGCGGCCTTCCTGGTCTGGACGACCACCCCCTGGACGCTGCCCTACAACGTGGGCGTGGCCCTGCACCCGGACTTCGAGTACGTGGCGGCGAAGGACAGGGAGGGGCGCACGCTGATCCTGGCGCGCTCGCTGCTCGCCGAGGTGCTGGGCGAGGACGCCGAGGTCGTGAAGATGTTCCGGGGCACCGAGCTGGAGCGCGTGGCCTACGAGCCGCCCTTCACCGAGGCCTACGAGGCCGAGGGCGAGGGCCGGCCGGTCTGGATGAGCGGCCTGGACACCTACGTGTCGGATTCCGACGGCACCGGCATCGTGCACACGGCGCCGGCCTTCGGGGAGGACGACATGCGCCTCGCCCGTACCTACGGCTTTCCGGTGATCGTGGGGGTGGACGAGACCGGCAAGCACCGCTTCGGGCCGTGGGCGGGCGTGTTCTTCCGCGACGCGAACACCGAGATCGTGCGCGACCTGCGGGCGCGGGGGGTGATGTGGAAAGAGAAGAACTTCATGCACTCGTACCCGCACTGCTGGCGCTGCGGCACGCCGCTGATGTACTACGCGACCGAGAGCTGGTACCTGAACAACACCTCGATGAAGGCCCGCCTGATCGAGCTGAACCAGACCATCGACTGGCACCCCGCGCACATCAGGAACGGCCGCTACGGCGGCTGGCTGGAGAACCTGATCGACTGGAACCTGAGTCGCAACCGCTACTGGGGCACGCCGCTGCCGATCTGGGAGGCCGAGGACGGCGAATACCGGGTGATCGGTTCGTATGCCGAGCTGGCCGAGCTGAGCGGGCGCCCCGAGGTGGCCGGCCCCGACTTCGACCCGCACCGCCCCTACGTGGACGACGTGACCTTCGAACAGGGCGGCAAGACCTTCCGGCGCGTGCCCTACGTCATGGACGTCTGGTACGACTCGGGCTCGATGCCCTTCGCGCAGCACCACTACCCCTTCGAGAACAGGGAACTGTTCGAGGGGGGCGGCTTCCCGGCCGACTACATCGCCGAGGCCATCGACCAGACGCGCGGCTGGTTCAACTCGCTGCACCAGATCGGCACCATGGTCTTCGACTCGGTGGCCTACAAGTCGGTGATCTGCGCCGGGCACTTCCTGGACGAGAAGGGGCAGAAGATGTCCAAGTCCAAGGGGAACGTGCTGAACCCCTGGGACGTGTTCGAGGCGTACGGGGCCGACGCGGCGCGCTGGTACACCTACGTGTCCGCGCCGCCCGAGCTGTCGCGGCGGGTGGGCCTGAACGTGATCGGCGAGTCGTTTCGCTCGTACTTCCTGACGCTCTGGAACACCTACTCGTTTTTCGTGCTGTACGCGAATCTGGATCGGCCCGATCTGGACGCCGCGCCGCCCGCCGCCGAGCGGCCCGAGGTGGATCGCTGGCTGCTCGCCAAGGTGCAGGCGCTGGTGAAGACGGTGACGGGCGCGCTGGAGAACTACGATCCCACCACGTCCAGCCGGGCGCTGCAGGAGTTCGTGGTCGAGGACCTCAGCAACTGGTACGTGCGGCGCAACCGCCGGCGCTTCTGGGCCGGGGACGGGCAGGTGGACGTGAGCGCCTACGCCACGCTGCACACCGCGCTCGTCACGGTGACGCAGCTCACGGCGCCCTTCACGCCCTTCCTGGCCGAGACGCTGTACCAGAATCTGGTGCGCAGCGCCTCACCCGGCGCGCCCGAGAGCGTCCATCTGGGGTCATGGCCGCTGGTGGACGACTCGCTCAGCGCGCCCGCGCTCGTGGGCGAGATGGACGCCGTGCTGCGGGTCGTGAGCCTGGGCCGGGCGGTGCGGGGGCAGACCGGCCTGCGACAGCGCCAGCCGCTCCCTAAGGTGATGCTGCGGGCCCGCACGGCCGAGATGACCCGCGCCCTGGGCCGCTTCGAGGGCCAGATCCGGGAGGAGCTGAACGTCAAGGAGGTCGAGTTGCTCGACCAGTACGCCGAACTCGTGAGTTACCAGCTGCGCCCCAACCTGGCGCTGCTGGGCAAGAAGTTCGGCAAGGCCGTGCCCCAGGTGCGCGCGGCGCTGGCGGCGGCGGACGCCTCGGAGGTCGCCCGCGCCGTGCGCGACGGCAAGTTCTTCGAGGTGGTCAGTCCTGAGGGCGAGCGCTACGAGCTGGGGCCGGACGAGGTGCTGGTGGACGCGAAGAGCCCCGAGGGCTTCGCCGCCCAGGAGGAGGCGGGCTATCTGGTCGCCTTCGACACCACCCTGACCCGCGAGCTGGAGCTGGAGGGCCTGGCCCGCGACCTGGTGCGCGGCATTCAGGACGGTCGGAAGGGCGCCGGCTTCCAGGTCTCCGACCGCATCACCCTGCACCTGGAGCTGGACGGCGACGCCCGCGAGGCCGCCGAGGCGTGGCAGGAGTACCTGATGTCGGAAACGCTGGCCGAGACGCTGGTGTTCGGAGTCGCCGAGGGCTTCCGGGCCGAGGTCGAGGGCGGCGCGGCGTATCTGGCGAAGGTGGAGGCCAGCGGCCTGACCACGGACGCCTGATGGCGACGGAACTCAAGCCCGTGGTCACCGCCGAGGACACCCTGGAACGCCTGGACATCCGGCTGGGCCGGGTGGTGGAGGTTCAGCCGGAGCCGGGCGCAGCGAAAGCGTCCTACCGCCTGACGGTGGACTTCGGGAAGTTCGGGCGGCGTCTCAGCGTGGGGCGCTTCACGGGCCACACGCCGGAGGAGCTGCTGGGCCGGCAGGTTCTGGGTGTGTTGAATTTCGAGCCGCGCGCCGTCGGCACGGCGATCTCGGAGGTGCTGATCCTGGGGGTTCAGTTTCCGGGAGCGGCCAGTGGCGAGGCGACGTTCCTGACGCCGGCGGTGGAGGCGCGGCTCGGCAGCAAGGTGTTCTGAGGCGAGAGGGAGCGGGGCGATGTCTGATGGAAAGACACCGCCCCGCTCCCCCGATACCGACGCGGGCTCTACGCCATCGGGCAGGCCATGAAGCCGTAGGTGCCGGGGCCGACGTGGGCGCCGATCACCGGGCCGATCAGCTGCACGCGGCCCTTGCGGACGTTCAGGCCGCTGGAGGCGACCGCCGTGCGCAGCGCGTTGATGCGGCCCGAGTCGCGGCCGGCGTGGGCGATGGTCACGGAGATGGGCTCGTGGCCGAAGCGGGCGCGTAGCTGCTCCAGCATGTCGCTGGAGGCCTGATCCGCCTTGATGCGGCGCACGGCCTTGAGTTCGCCGTGGCTGAACTGCAGGATAGGCCGCACCCCCAGCATGTTCGCCATGAACTCCTGCGCCCGGCCGATGCGCCCGCCCCGGCGCAGGTACTCCAGCGAGGCCACGCTGAATTCCGCGAACATCTCCTCGCCCACGGTCTGCACGGCCTGGACAGCATCCAGGTGGGAGCCGCCGCGCTGCACGGTGGCCTGGGCAGCCATCACGGCCTCGGCCAGCGGCGTACTGGCCAGCTCACTGTCGACCACGTGGATGCGGTGGCGGCCGTCGAGGCTGCGGGCCGCCTGCTGGGCGTGGCGCACGGTATCCGACAGCTTGCCCGAGAGATGGATGCTCACCACGTGATCGTGGGTCTGCAGCAGTTCCTCGTATTTGCGGACGAAGGCCTCCACCTCGACCGGGGCGGTGGTGGCCATGCCGCCGGTCTTCATGTGGTCGTACACGGCGTCCGGGTCGATCTCCTGCCAGTCGAGCATCCGGCGTTCACGCAGACTGACCGTCAGGGGAAGCAGATGGATGCCCAGCTGCCGCGCACTGTCCGGGGGCAGGTCGCACGTCGAGTCGGTCAGCACAGCGATCATACTGAGAGTCTGATGTGCAGAAAAAAAGTTTTCCGTGAGATATTCTGCGTCTTCACTTCACACAGCTTAATGAAGTAATTGGTGACAATGGTGAAAGAGGGTCGCCTGGCCCGGGGCTCCTGCCCGGTTCCCCCTGGAATTACGGACGGCCCCCCAGGCGGCCTCTATACTCCGCAGTCATGACCGCTTGCTCTCATCCGTCTCCGGCCGGGCGCCGCCGATGAAGGTGGCCGTGCTCTGCCACGCCAGTGCCGGCGGCTCCGGCGTGGTGGCCACCGAACTGGGCCTGATGGTGGCCCGCGCCGGACACGAGGTTCACTTCGTGGGCTCGGCCCAGCCGTTCCGGCTCTCGGGTCACGGGGGCATGGCCGGCCCCTACTTCCATCAGGTCAGTTCGTTCGCCTACGCCCTGTTCGAGCAGCCCTTTCCCGAACTGGCCGCCGCGAACACCCTCACCGAGGTGATCCTGGAGCACGAGGTCGAGCTGTCGCACGCGCACTACGCGATTCCGCACGCGACCGCCGCCATCCATGCCAAGGCCATCACCGGCCGCTCGCGCGTCATGACCACCCTGCACGGCACCGACGTCACGCTGGTGGGCGCCGAGCCCGCCTTCCGGCACACGACCCGCCACGCCATCGAGCGCAGCGACCACGTGACGGCCGTGTCGCACTTCCTGGCCCAGCAGACCCAGGAACTGTTCGGCACCGGGCGCGAGATCGAGGTGATCCACAACTTCGTGGATGCCGAGCGCTTCCAGCGCATTCCCGACCCGGCGGTGCGGGCCCGCTTCGCCCACCCGGACGAGGCGCTGCTGGTGCATGTCAGCAACTTCCGCCCGGTCAAGCGGGTCGAGGACGTGGTGCAGGTGTTTTCCCGCGTGGCGAGCGAGATGCCCGCCCGCCTGCTGATGATCGGCGACGGCCCGGATCGCCCGCGCGCCTTCGAACTCGCGCAGCAGCTCGGGATCATCGGCCGCACCCACTTCCTGGGCTCGTTTCCCGATGTCGAGACGGTGCTGGGCATCTCCGACCTGTTCCTGTTGCCGAGCAGCAAGGAGAGCTTCGGGCTGGCCGCGCTGGAGGCCATGAGCTGCGAGGTACCGGTGGTCGCGGCGCGGGCAGGCGGGATTCCCGAGGTGGTCGAGAACGGCCTGACGGGGGTGCTGTGCGCGGTGGGCGACGTGGACGGCATGGCCCACGCGGCGCTGAGGATTCTGCGCGACCGCGACCTGTACCTGCAGATGGGCCGCGCCGGGAGGCAGGCCGCCCTGACCCGGTTCCACCCGAACCTGATCGTGCCCCAGTACCTCCGGGCCTACGAGCGGACGATCACGGGCTGATCCGGGTCAGGCGGACGCGGAGGCGCGTTCGGCCACGGCTCAGGGTGCCCGGATCACCTGATCCGGTGCGCCGCCAGTGGAGGCCGCCGAGTCCAGAGGACGCAAGTCGGAACGTAGCCAGCCTCAGCCGCTCACAGGCGACGCCCTCGTTCCCCTTCCCGTCATGGGACGCGTTTGGAACGGTTGCGGAGAGGGTGTTGGGGAGGGATGCTGACAGTCTCGTAACGCGGTCGCTGAACAACTCGGTTGGTGCTGTCCGGGACGCCATCTAAGTTCTTCCCCGCTGCTGCGCAACTCTCCGAGTCCCAGCCTCCCCCGCCAGGAGGGAGGAGCCAAAAACCTCGTGGTCATCGCCTTTGGAAAGGCACTCAGCCGAGACAGTCCGGACTCCTGGTTGGAGAGGATGAGGGTCAGGGGGGGGAGGAAGCCAGTCCAGTTTCAAATCCTCACTTCTCGGCGGAGGGTCTCCTCGTACCAAATAACAACAGGCCCCGCCGGGGGGCCTGTTCAGGCTCTGTGAATCCGATTTCTTGAATCCGACTTCAGCGGCCCATGCGGACGGACACGGCGCGGTCGTCTGTGAAGGGCGTGACCTTGACCGCCCGGCCGACGTCCACGATATAGGCGTTCCAGCCGCGTTTGAGGGCGGCCTCGTAGCCCTTGTTCGCCGTCACCTTGACGTCGGCGTTCACCCAGACCACGAACAGGGTCGCCTTCCCCACGTTCGGCGCGACCTCACGCAGCGTTTCGGCGTCGTCGTGACGGCCGTTCTGGTTCTGATCCTGGTAGGCGAAGAATTTCAGCTCGGCCGACTGCACCGGGGCGCTGACGGCCACGGGGTCGATCACGCCGGGCCAGGAGACGTTCTGCGGGGTCAGGTTGACCTGGGCGCGGGCGGTCGGGGCCGTGGCGGGCAGCTCCAGCCTGAAGCGGCCGCCCTCGACCGGCACGCTCACGACCTCCTGCAGGGGCTGACCAAAGGGGGTGACCACGAAGCCGCTGATCCGCGTATCGGCCCCGGCCCCCTCGACCGTCCCCGTCACAGTGAGGGCGGCCGCCTGACCGGCAGTCAGGGTGAGCAGGAACGGAACGAGCAGACGGCGGTTCATGGCCTCAGTGTACGCAGGGGGCTGACCCGCATGTGACCCGAGATGACGATTTCTTCATGCTGCGTGAACGGCGGTGGGGGGACGACGCCCCCTGGGCACCGTCCCCCCATCCTGAGCTGTCTTTACAGCTTCAGCGCCTGCTTCACCAGATCGATGATCTGGGGCATGGTGTCGGCCACCGGCACGTTCGCGGCCCCGAAGGCGGCGAGCTTACTCTCCGGCGTGCCCACGTTGCCCATGATGATGGCGCCGGCGTGGCCCATGCGCTTGCCCGCCGGAGCGGAGCGGCCGCTGATGAAGGCCACGACGGGCTTTTTCATGTGCGCGGCGATGTACTCGGCCGCCGCTTCCTCGTCGGCGCCGCCGATCTCGCCGATCACGATCACGGCGTCGGTGTCCGGGTCGGCCTCGAACATGGGGAGTACGTCGGCGAAGGTCGTGCCGATGACCGGGTCGCCGCCGATCCCCACGGTGGTGCTGGTGCCCAGGCCGGCGTCGTTCAGCAGCTTGGCGGCCTCGTAGGTCAGGGTGCCCGAACGGCTGATCAGGCCGATGCGGCCCGGCTTCTCGTAGATGCGGTTGGGCATGATGCCCACCTTGGCTTCCCCGTTGGTGACCAGACCGGGGCAGTTGCCGCCGATCAGCCGGATGCCCTGGCCGCCCCCGGCGCGGCTGGCGGCGTCCAGCGCCTTCACTTCCTGCACGGCCTTCATCATGTCGATGGTCGGCACGCCCTCGGTGATCAGCACGATCAGCGGGATGCCAGCGTGGGCAGCCTCCAGCACGGCGTCGGCGGCGCCCGCGGGAGGAACGAAGATGATGCTCACGTTGGCGCCGGTCGCGGCCTTGGCCTCGGCCACGGAGTTAAACACTGGCCAGCCCTCGAAGTCCGTGCCGCCCTTGCCGGGGGTCACGCCCGCGACGACCTGGGTGCCGAATTCCTTCATGGCGCGCGAGTGGCTCGCCCCTTCACGGCCGGTCATGCCCTGCACGATGACCTTGCTGTCCTTGTTGACGAGAATGCCCATTATTTGGCCTCCGAGGCGTTGGCTTCCTTGGCGGCCTCGTCGGCGGCCTCGAACATGGTGGAGTACATCTGGATCAGCGGGGAGTTGACCTCGGCCAGCAGGGCCTTGGCCTCGTCCTCAGCGGTGCCGGCGATCCGCATCCGCACGGGCTTGGTCAGGATGCCGTCTTTCAGCGCCTGGATGACGCCCTTGGCGACCTCGTCGGCGCGGGTGATGCCGCCGAAGATGTTGATGAAGATGGCCCTGACGTCGCTGTCCTTGGAGACCAGCTTGATGGCGTTGTACACGATGTCGGCCTTGGCGCCGCCGCCGATGTCGAGGAAGTTGGCGGGCTTGGCCCCGGCGCGGTTCACGACGTCCAGCGAGGTCATCACGATGCCGGCTCCGTTGCCCAGCACGCCGACGTTGCCGTGGTCGAGCTTGACGTAGGCGAAGCCGTACTTGCTGGCCTCGATCTCCAGGGGGTGCTCGGCTTCCAGTTCGCGCCAGTCGGCGAGATCCTTGTGGCGGTACATGGCGTTGTCGTCGATCTCGAACTTGGTGTCCAGCGCCAGCGGCACGCCGTCCGGGCCGACGAACAGCGGGTTGATCTCGACCAGCACGGCGTCGCGGGCGAAGGCGGCCTCGCTCATCTTGACCATCATGTCGGCGATCTTGTTCAGGTTGCCCTTGAAGCCCGCCTTGATGGCCACCTCGCGCGCCTCGTAGGGGCGCAGGCCGGTGACCGGATCGACGCGGTGCTTGATGATCTTCTCGGGGGTCGCGGCGGCCACTTCCTCGATCTCCATGCCGCCCTCGGCCGAGGCCATCAGCGTGAAGCTCTGCTCGTTGCGGTCGACGATCATGCCGACGTAGTACTCGGTGCCGGCGTCGATGTCCACGGCCTTGGTGACCAGCACCTTGTTCACGGTCAGGCCCTTGATGTCCATGCCGAGAATCTTTTCGCCGTTCTCGAAGGCCTTGTCGGCGTCCGGGCTGAATTTCACGCCGCCCGCCTTGCCGCGCCCGCCCACGTGCACCTGCGCCTTCACCACGACCGCCTGACCGTAGTCACGGGCGATCTGACGCACCTCGTCGGGGGTCTGGGCGACCCGGCCGTCCTGCACGTTCACGCCGAACTGGCGCAAAATGTCCTTGCCCTGATACTCGTGAAGTTTCACGGTCTTGCCTCCTGAGGGTTGTATGAGGGGAGTTCTCTGAGTTGCTGGCCGCCTCGCGGGCCGACTGCTGT
It encodes:
- the bshA gene encoding N-acetyl-alpha-D-glucosaminyl L-malate synthase BshA, with the protein product MKVAVLCHASAGGSGVVATELGLMVARAGHEVHFVGSAQPFRLSGHGGMAGPYFHQVSSFAYALFEQPFPELAAANTLTEVILEHEVELSHAHYAIPHATAAIHAKAITGRSRVMTTLHGTDVTLVGAEPAFRHTTRHAIERSDHVTAVSHFLAQQTQELFGTGREIEVIHNFVDAERFQRIPDPAVRARFAHPDEALLVHVSNFRPVKRVEDVVQVFSRVASEMPARLLMIGDGPDRPRAFELAQQLGIIGRTHFLGSFPDVETVLGISDLFLLPSSKESFGLAALEAMSCEVPVVAARAGGIPEVVENGLTGVLCAVGDVDGMAHAALRILRDRDLYLQMGRAGRQAALTRFHPNLIVPQYLRAYERTITG
- the sucD gene encoding succinate--CoA ligase subunit alpha — its product is MGILVNKDSKVIVQGMTGREGASHSRAMKEFGTQVVAGVTPGKGGTDFEGWPVFNSVAEAKAATGANVSIIFVPPAGAADAVLEAAHAGIPLIVLITEGVPTIDMMKAVQEVKALDAASRAGGGQGIRLIGGNCPGLVTNGEAKVGIMPNRIYEKPGRIGLISRSGTLTYEAAKLLNDAGLGTSTTVGIGGDPVIGTTFADVLPMFEADPDTDAVIVIGEIGGADEEAAAEYIAAHMKKPVVAFISGRSAPAGKRMGHAGAIIMGNVGTPESKLAAFGAANVPVADTMPQIIDLVKQALKL
- the sucC gene encoding ADP-forming succinate--CoA ligase subunit beta, encoding MKLHEYQGKDILRQFGVNVQDGRVAQTPDEVRQIARDYGQAVVVKAQVHVGGRGKAGGVKFSPDADKAFENGEKILGMDIKGLTVNKVLVTKAVDIDAGTEYYVGMIVDRNEQSFTLMASAEGGMEIEEVAAATPEKIIKHRVDPVTGLRPYEAREVAIKAGFKGNLNKIADMMVKMSEAAFARDAVLVEINPLFVGPDGVPLALDTKFEIDDNAMYRHKDLADWRELEAEHPLEIEASKYGFAYVKLDHGNVGVLGNGAGIVMTSLDVVNRAGAKPANFLDIGGGAKADIVYNAIKLVSKDSDVRAIFINIFGGITRADEVAKGVIQALKDGILTKPVRMRIAGTAEDEAKALLAEVNSPLIQMYSTMFEAADEAAKEANASEAK